From the Thermococcus sp. 18S1 genome, one window contains:
- a CDS encoding 26S protease regulatory subunit: MPVDLSGPLMSAFRKAKKEFEEAIKKGDKETARKKALECSRILKQLAKYDEFNRESYLQKAKKWETIARDVEAGRYGVKRKHRPMKEGGSGKEAGTGDDEEDKFKQYVENLITKSKVKWSDIGGLEEVKMLMMETVVISALQRPESIQPWKGILLFGPPGTGKTLLASAAAGSLNATFFSVKASNVLSKYFGESTKIISALYEVAREKAPSIVFMDEIDALTTKRSGDQSEASRRMLSTLLTELDGFQDKKSDILVLTLAATNTPWDLDEAVLSRFPRRIYVPLPDEKATKEIIKINTRGLDISRLDLDAIAEESVKRLYSGRDLKNLCQEAIWHMIREENRDLHKLAELPFQELRKRSLRTRPLEMRDFEEAFKRIKSPLTRKEIERYEKWAEEFGG; encoded by the coding sequence ATGCCCGTCGATCTTTCCGGTCCCCTGATGTCAGCCTTTAGGAAGGCCAAGAAGGAGTTTGAGGAAGCGATAAAGAAGGGCGACAAGGAAACCGCCAGAAAAAAGGCCCTCGAATGCTCCAGGATACTGAAGCAACTCGCGAAGTATGACGAGTTCAACCGCGAGAGCTACCTGCAGAAGGCCAAGAAGTGGGAGACCATAGCACGGGACGTTGAGGCCGGCCGCTACGGAGTAAAGAGGAAGCACAGGCCGATGAAAGAAGGTGGAAGCGGAAAGGAGGCCGGGACGGGGGACGACGAGGAGGACAAGTTCAAGCAATACGTCGAGAACCTGATAACGAAGTCCAAGGTCAAGTGGAGCGACATAGGCGGGCTGGAAGAGGTCAAGATGCTGATGATGGAAACGGTCGTCATCTCCGCCCTCCAGAGGCCCGAATCGATCCAGCCCTGGAAGGGTATTCTCCTCTTTGGCCCGCCGGGAACCGGCAAAACGCTGCTCGCCTCTGCAGCGGCCGGAAGCCTGAACGCGACCTTCTTCAGCGTTAAAGCCAGCAACGTCCTCAGCAAGTACTTCGGAGAGTCCACCAAGATAATCTCGGCCCTCTACGAGGTTGCCAGGGAAAAGGCCCCGAGCATAGTCTTCATGGATGAGATAGACGCCCTGACGACCAAGCGCTCCGGCGACCAGAGCGAGGCCTCGAGGAGAATGCTCTCGACCCTTCTCACAGAACTCGACGGCTTCCAGGACAAGAAGAGCGACATTCTGGTCTTAACGCTGGCGGCGACCAACACGCCCTGGGATTTGGACGAGGCGGTCCTTTCCCGTTTCCCGCGCAGGATTTACGTCCCGCTGCCGGACGAGAAGGCCACGAAAGAGATAATCAAGATCAACACCCGCGGACTGGACATAAGCCGGCTTGACCTGGACGCGATAGCTGAGGAGAGCGTCAAACGCTTGTATTCCGGAAGGGACCTCAAGAACCTCTGTCAGGAGGCGATATGGCACATGATACGCGAGGAGAACAGGGATCTCCACAAGCTGGCGGAGCTTCCCTTCCAAGAGCTGAGAAAGCGCTCCCTGAGGACGAGACCCCTGGAGATGAGGGACTTCGAGGAGGCCTTCAAGAGGATCAAGTCCCCGCTGACGAGGAAGGAGATCGAGCGGTACGAGAAGTGGGCGGAGGAGTTTGGGGGGTGA
- a CDS encoding serine/threonine-protein kinase — NVWVLRLDENGNIKWQKTYGGSAKDLANAVAITENGDIIIAGYYGANDVKGTRTDIWVLFIPSDGSLPGCSFCQDSTAQVTNTNAKVHNTYCKVLSEIKIGFLNKRSWKDVVVKNSKAKISKIKVKIKSQYYLDPEPLKRNIQSSLSFSIPQLIEGYDSTINLTAKNEFTNSLKLTLDLLDNDFFKIETPTLKFPKLKKGYKVSKSLTVTPKYAGSFDFRIKIKAIADGIELETEKVIPVEVIERTATPAYAVPQTPATPVTPTPQPITPTSSPAQLQLPDDFPPQLAYKYTDVELIGKGGFARVYKAKRKDGKIVAVKIPLSLDENTGKAFLREITNWLHLKHPNIVRLYDANILPIPFLEMEYCESSLEKLSKPMPIEVASNIVFNIAEGLKYAHSKGIIHRDLKPSNILLKNGTPKISDWGLSRVMTETHSTTLASFTPFYASPEQTSRRFGKPDHRSDIWQLGVIFYQLVTGRLPFEGEDLIEVVSRIATDEPVPPSELNPETKDVEHIILTCLRKDKEERYQSVAGLQLELATYLGVRYKKELKRSITVNDAPRAAFYAGKLMLMFLKMGNLKEAYKYASDLKFYARGQLTSDVEALAEQIKIRLEEGMSFAGEELLAKAEIIAHKVNLGFERI, encoded by the coding sequence GGAACGTTTGGGTTCTCAGACTTGACGAGAATGGTAACATCAAATGGCAAAAAACCTACGGTGGTTCTGCCAAGGACTTAGCCAACGCAGTTGCCATCACAGAGAATGGAGATATAATCATCGCAGGATATTATGGGGCTAACGATGTAAAGGGCACTAGAACTGACATTTGGGTTCTTTTTATTCCATCAGACGGAAGTCTGCCGGGATGTTCCTTCTGTCAAGATTCAACTGCTCAAGTTACAAACACCAATGCTAAAGTTCACAACACTTATTGCAAAGTCCTTAGTGAAATTAAGATCGGCTTTCTAAACAAGCGAAGCTGGAAAGACGTTGTAGTTAAGAACTCAAAAGCGAAAATCAGTAAGATAAAAGTAAAAATTAAATCCCAGTACTACCTCGACCCAGAACCGCTCAAACGAAACATCCAAAGCTCCCTTTCCTTCTCAATCCCCCAGCTCATCGAAGGCTATGACTCCACCATTAACCTCACCGCCAAGAACGAGTTCACAAACTCTCTCAAACTTACCCTCGACCTCTTAGATAACGACTTCTTCAAGATTGAAACCCCAACTTTAAAATTCCCCAAGCTCAAGAAAGGATACAAAGTCTCGAAGAGCCTTACCGTAACACCAAAATACGCCGGCAGTTTCGACTTCAGAATCAAAATCAAAGCCATAGCCGACGGCATCGAGCTTGAAACTGAAAAAGTCATTCCAGTCGAGGTCATTGAAAGAACCGCAACGCCTGCCTATGCCGTCCCTCAAACTCCTGCAACCCCTGTTACCCCAACACCTCAGCCAATCACCCCGACTTCCTCACCTGCCCAACTCCAGCTTCCTGATGACTTCCCGCCTCAACTGGCCTACAAATACACCGACGTCGAGCTTATAGGAAAGGGCGGTTTCGCTCGCGTGTATAAGGCGAAGAGGAAGGACGGAAAGATAGTCGCCGTCAAAATCCCGCTTAGCCTCGACGAGAATACAGGAAAAGCATTCCTCAGAGAAATCACCAACTGGCTTCACCTGAAGCACCCAAACATCGTCCGCCTTTACGACGCCAACATTCTTCCGATTCCCTTCCTTGAGATGGAATACTGTGAAAGCTCCCTCGAAAAGCTCTCCAAGCCCATGCCCATTGAGGTTGCATCCAACATAGTCTTCAACATCGCCGAGGGCCTGAAGTACGCCCACAGCAAGGGTATAATCCACCGCGACCTGAAGCCGAGCAACATTCTCCTCAAGAACGGCACGCCCAAGATAAGCGACTGGGGATTGAGCAGGGTAATGACGGAAACCCACTCCACGACCTTGGCCAGCTTCACGCCCTTCTACGCCTCTCCCGAGCAGACCAGCAGGAGGTTTGGAAAGCCCGACCACAGGAGTGACATCTGGCAGCTTGGAGTTATCTTCTACCAGCTCGTCACCGGGAGGCTTCCCTTCGAAGGCGAAGACCTGATTGAGGTCGTCTCAAGGATAGCCACCGACGAGCCTGTTCCACCAAGCGAGCTCAATCCAGAGACAAAGGACGTTGAACACATCATCTTAACCTGCCTGCGGAAGGACAAGGAAGAGCGCTACCAGTCGGTTGCGGGGCTCCAGCTCGAGCTTGCCACCTATCTAGGCGTGAGATACAAGAAGGAGCTGAAGCGCTCCATAACCGTGAACGACGCCCCGAGGGCGGCATTCTACGCGGGCAAGCTCATGCTGATGTTCCTCAAGATGGGCAACCTAAAAGAGGCATACAAATACGCGAGCGACCTGAAGTTCTACGCGAGGGGCCAGCTCACCAGCGACGTAGAAGCCCTAGCAGAGCAGATCAAAATCCGGCTCGAGGAAGGAATGAGCTTTGCAGGTGAGGAGCTCCTGGCGAAGGCAGAAATAATCGCCCATAAGGTGAATCTCGGCTTTGAAAGGATATAG